The following nucleotide sequence is from Dyella sp. BiH032.
TCAACGACGTAGGCTTGACCTACGCACGCAACGACTTCGAAGCCTTGCGCGGCGTGGATCTGCATTGCCGGCCCGGCACCGTGACGGCCCTGGTCGGCCGCTCCGGCAGCGGCAAGAGCAGCCTGGTCAGCCTGCTGCCGCGCTTCTATGAGCCCAGCGCGGGCAACATCGAGCTGGACGGCTTCGATTACGCCAGCTACACGCTGGCCTCCCTGCGCAGGCAGATCGCCTGGGTGGGGCAGAGCGTGGTGCTGTTCGACGGCACGGTGGCGGAAAACATCGCCTATGGCGAGCTGGCCGGCGCCAGCGAGAAGGACATCATCGCGGCTGCGGACGCGGCGAATGCGATGGAATTCATCCAGCGCCTGCCCAAGGGCATCCACAGTCATATCGGCCAGGCCGGGAACATGCTTTCCGGCGGCCAGCGGCAGCGCATCGCCATTGCGCGCGCGATTCTCAAGAACGCGCCGATCCTGGTGCTCGACGAGGCGACCAGTGCGCTGGATACCGAGTCGGAGCGCTTGATCCAGCAGGCGCTGCAGCGGCTGATGCGCGATCGCACCACGCTGGTGATCGCGCACCGCCTTTCGACCATCGAGCATGCGGACCAGATCGCGGTCATGGACCAGGGGCGCATCGTGGAGCGCGGCACGCACGCGGAGCTGATCGCGCTGGGTGGCCATTACGCTGCCTTGCACCGCATGCAGTTCCACGACAAGGCCGGCGACTGAGGTCGCCATGGCGCTGGCCGACACGCTCGAAGCGGCCTGGTACGGCAAAGGCACCGCGCCCTGGTGGACAGTGCCGCTGTCATGGCTCTACGGCGGGGTGGTGCGCCTGCGCCGTCGCCTGTATCGCCGGGGATGGCTACGCAGCGTGCAGCTTCCCGTGCCGGTCCTGGTCGTGGGCAACATCACCGTCGGCGGTACCGGCAAGACACCGTTGACCATCGCGCTGGCCGAGGCACTGCGAGCGCGTGGCTTCCGGCCCGGCGTGGTCAGCCGCGGTTATGGCGGCACCGAACAAGGGCCCGCGCTGCTCGACGAGCGCCCCGACCCGGCTCGCTTCGGCGACGAGCCCTGCCTGATTCGCGCTGCCGGCACGCCGGTGGCGGTGGGGCGCGACCGCCCCGCGGCGTCGCGGTTGCTCGTCGAGGCGGGCTGCGACGTCGTCATTGCCGACGATGGACTGCAGCACTACCGGCTGCGCCGCGACACGGAAATCTGCGTCATCGATGGGGATCGCGGCTTCGGCAATGGCCGCCTGCTGCCCGCCGGCCCGCTGCGCGAACCGCTGGCGCGCCTTGCCGACGTCGGCTTCCGCGTCCGCAATGGCGGCCTAGCTACGGACGGTGAGGTGCCGATGCAGTTGGAGGGCGGCCAGGTACGTCGCTTGGCGGATGGCGAAGTCCTGCCGATGGAAGCCTTCAGGGGGCGGCGTGTGCATGCTGTCGCGGGTATCGGCCACCCCGCGCGGTTCTTCGAGAGCCTGCGCGCGCACGGCATCGAAGTGATACCGCACCCGTTTCCCGACCACCACGCCTACGCCGCTGCCGACCTGGACTTCGGGGACGGCTTGCCGTTACTGATGACGGAGAAGGATGCGGTGAAGTGCGCAGGTTTCGCCTTGCCGCAGGCGTGGGCGGTGCCGGTGCGGGCCGGATTGCCGGCAGCGTTTTTCGATGCGGTTGCTGCGCAGCTGAAGCAGGCGGCCCAGGGCCTGGCCTGAAAGAAGAGCGCGGCCTGGACTGGCCGCGCTCTTGAAGGTCTTACTGGATGCGGACCACGTTGCCGTCCGGGTCGACCTGCACGAGGTCGCCCTCGCGGATGGCGCTGGCGTCCGGCACGGTGACGTTGCTGTAGCTGCCGTCGCCCATGCGCAGGCGCAGCACCCAGCTCTCGTTGGTGCCGCCGCGGCCGATCCGGTTGCCGGCGAAGCCGCCGCCGACGGCGCCGGCCACGGTGGCCAGCTTGCGGCCATTGCCCTTGCCGACCTGGTTGCCCAGCACGCCACCGGCGACCGCGCCGATGATCGCGCCGGCGGTGCCGTGGTCGGCGCCCTGGGTTACGTTGCGTTCGATCGACTCCACCGTGCCGCATTGGCTGCAACGCAGGAAGATGCCGTCCCGGCGGACCAGCACGTTGCCGTTGAGCGTGCCCGCATCCGAGACCGTCGCCGTGCGGCGGGGGGCGGAGGTCTGCGCCGAGGCGGAGGCCGTGGCGAGGGTCAGCGCCGCTGCCAGGGGCAGGACGAGAAGAGACTTGGCGTTCATGGATTCTCCCTTGGTGTAGAAGGCTAAGGCGTGCCCAGTCTATTCCGGTCAGCTGAACCATCGGCTAGGCAATGTCTTTATCATGGGCGACCCGGCTGGACCGTCGTCGGCCTTCGGGCCCGCGGGGACTTTGCCTGTTTTCCACCTGGAGTTTCCATGAGCCTGATCCAAGTTCCGGTGTCCTTCGGTGAGCTGATCGACAAGATCACCATCCTGGAGATCAAGTCCAAGCAGATGACCGACCCGGCGAAGCTGGCGAATGTGCGCAACGAGCTCGATCAGCTCAATGCCACCTGGTCCGCGCATTCCGCTTCCAAGACCGACATCGCCGATGAGCGTGCCCGCCTGCTCAAGGTGAACGAGCTGTTGTGGGACATCGAGGACCGCATTCGCCTGAAGGAAAAGGCCCAGGCGTTCGACCAGGAATTCATCGAGCTGGCGCGCGCGGTGTACTTCCGTAATGACGAACGCGCCGCGGTGAAGCGCGAAATCAACCTCAAGTTGGGCTCGCAGCTGGTGGAAGAGAAGTCGTACCAGGATTACAAGGCGGGCTGACGCCACCTGGCGCCGTCCGGCGCAGGCAGGGATCCGGCAGCGGCGTCGTGCCGCACGGTTTCGTGCCGAGCCGGATGGCGCGATCGTCAACGTTGCACGTCGCCGTGCATTTCGCCTTCCGTCAGCCGCCGAGCGTGGCGGCGTAAGCCTCGAAGCGTTCGATCACGTCGTCGACGCCGATCAAGTCCATGACGCCCGCGTGCTCGATCTTGCTGCCCCATGGGATGTCGCTGGCCGGCTTGCCCAGGAACTTGCGCGAGGCCTCTTCGTATTTGTTCACGCACCAGCGGCGATCCGAATAAGGCCCGGAGCGGTCAGGGTTGCTGGCCGCATGCAATCCCAGCACCTTGCAACCCACGGTATTGGCCATGTGCATCGGGCCGGAGTCCGGGGTGAGCAGCAACGAGGCGCGCGTCAGCATGGCCAGCAGCCGCTTGAGCGTGTCCTTGCCGGTCAGGTCCACCGGTGGGATCCGGCAGGCGGCCAGCACCGCGTCCGCCATCTGCCGCTCCAGCGGCGAGGGGCCGCCGATCAGCATGACACGCCATCCGCGCTGCGCAGCATGGTCCATCACGGCCGCATAGCGTTCCGGCCGCCAATTGCGCAGCACATGGCTCGATGTCGGGCTGACCAGCAGGACGGGCGCACCCTGCGGCAGCTGTTCGGCTGCCCACACCCGGGCTTCGTCGGGGATGGGGATGTCCCAGCGCACCTCGGTCTGTTTCAGGCCCAGCGGTTCGCAGAAGCTGCCGATGGCGTCCAGCACGTGCTCGCCAGTCCGTGCCGGAATGCGTTCGTTGATCACCAGGCCGTGGAGATCCTTGGAGCGCGCCTTGTCGTAGCCGATGCGTCGATCGGCCTTGATGCCCAGGCTGAGCAGGTTGGAGCGCATGGCTACCTGCATGTGCAGCAGCGCGTCGAACCGATGGCCTTGCAGGGCGCTGCGGACGGCGCGCATGCCGTCCCATCCCGCGCCTTTGTCGAAGGTGACGAATTCCACCCCCGGCAGATCGCCGACCAGCCTGCGCTCCAGCTTGCCGACGATCCAGGTGAGTCGTGTCTGCGGCCAGGCGCGACGCAAGGTATGCACCAGCGGCACGACATGGGTGACGTCGCCGATGGCGGAGGTGCGCAGCAGGCAGATCGAGGCGGGAGCGGACATGGGGCTTGGGCTAGAATCGCGTGTCATTGGATGCAGGGCGCCGGTGCCGGACATGATGGTGCAAGAGCAGGTCCGGGCGAACGCGGGCGGGGCGATTCTGTTCGACCCGACCACATCGCCACAAGTCGACGACGATTGGTTCTCGCCGAGCCACTGGCGGGAACTGGGTACCTTGCGCACGCAGACCGGCGGCCGCGGCGGCGTCGCCGTGATCGGTACGCCGGCGGGCGAGGGGGTGCTCCGCCATTACCGCCGGGGCGGCCTGGTGGCGCGATGGATGGGCGACCGTTATCTGTGGACGGGAGCGGAGCGCACGCGGAGTTTCACCGAGTTCCGCCTGCTGGCCGAACTGGCGCGGCGAGGGCTGCCGGTGCCGGCGCCGATGGCCGCGCGCTACCAGCGTCATGGTGCGTTCTACACCGCCGACCTCATCACCCGCCGCATCGTCTCGGCGCGCACGCTGGCCGAATGCCTCGCCTGGGGCCGCCTGGATGCCGACCTCGCCGCGCAGGTCGGCACCCTGGTCGCACGCTTTCACCGCGAGGGCGTGTGGCACGCGGATCTCAATGCGCACAACATCCTGGTGTCCGAAAGCGAACTCCATCTGATCGACTTCGACCGCGGCGAACTGCGTCCGCCGGCGGAGGCATGGCGCCTGGCGAACTTGCAGCGCCTGCGTCGCTCGCTGGTGAAATTGGGCGCGGCCGCGCAGGGCGAGGAAGTCTTCGAGAAGACCATGTGGCAGCCGCTGGTGCAGGGCTATGCATCGGGCCTCGGCATCGCGGGCGACATGCCATGACGGACGTCCGCATGTCACCTGAGCAGGGCATCGACGAACGGATGGACTGGAAGCTGCACTTCCTCGGTGTCGGCGCTGCACACGCGGTGGAGCTGGGCTCCTCGTCCGCGGTGCTGGAGCGGGACGGCGAACCGTTGCTGCTGATCGATTGCGGTCCGGACACGCTGGACCGCTACGTGGCAGCTTACGGTGACGTCCCGCGGGCGCTCTTCATCACGCACACGCACATGGATCACGTCGGCGGCATGGAGCGGCTGTTCTTCCGGCTGTGGTTCGATGAGGCACTGCGCGGCCGGACCCGGCTTTTCCTGCACGCGGACCTGATGACCTGGCTGCAGGCGAGGGTGGCCGACTATCCGGGCGTGCTCGCCGAGGGCGGGGTGAACTACTGGGAGGCGTTCCGGCTGGTTCCGTGCCATCGCGGATTCTGGCTGGATGGCCTGTGGTTCGATGTATTTCCCACGCGTCACCACCTGCCCAGGACCTCCTTCGGTCTGGCGCTCGGCGGAAGCTTCGTCTACACCGGCGATACGCGCCCCATCCCGGACATGCTGGCGCGCTACGCCGCGGGCGGCGAATTGATCGCCCACGATTGCGGCCTGGTGGGCAATCCCTCCCACACCGGCATCGACGACATCGAGCGCGAATATCCGGAAACGCTGCGCTCCCGACTGCGCCTGTATCACTACGGCAGCGCCGCCGACGGCGCGACGCTGGCCTCGCGCGGCTACACCACCGTGGCGGCCGGGGCACGGATCGCGCTTCCGCCGCCGTCGCCACCGCGTCCGGATGCTGGTTGAGCCGGCTTGTCTGGATGTCGGGCTGCCATTATGATCTCGCTTCTTTGCCGGACCGGACGGTGCGGCAGGGCGATTTCACCATCGCGGAGAGGTGTCCGAGTGGTTGAAGGAGCACGCCTGGAAAGTGTGTATACGGCTTATACCCGTATCGCGGGTTCGAATCCCGCCCTCTCCGCCAGTGAAATCGCATGACGGTCCTTTAGCCGGACCGTCGCCAAATGGGCGCTAGCCCGACGTCTATGGTGACCCCGTCGGTCCCCCCGCGACGATAGTTCGCAAACCCCGCCAGGCCCGGAAGGGAGCAACGGTAGCGGATGATTCGGGTGCCGGGGTGTGGCTGGCGGGGTCGCCGCCTTTTGGGGCCTGCCTTCGCGCGGACCGGCGCCGTCCGCGTACTGACTTGCCGGGAGCGACTTGGCACAATCGGCCGTCGCCCCAAGTTAGTATCCACGCAACCCTTCCTTGTCCTTCTCCGGTGTTGCGCGCCGCCGAACCGGCGCCGGCAGCCGGGCCTCCAGCAGGCTTCCAAACGCATGTCCTATCAGGTACTCGCGCGCAAATGGCGCCCCCGCAAGTTCGCCGAACTGGTCGGGCAGGAGCACGTGGTGCGCGCGCTCACCAATGCGCTCGACACCGGACGCATGCACCACGCCTACCTGTTCACCGGCACGCGCGGGGTGGGCAAGACCACCATTGCGCGCATCTTCGCCAAGTCGCTCAACTGCGAGCGCGGCGAGTCGGCTGACCCTTGCGGCGAGTGTTCGGTCTGTACCGCGGTGGACGCCGGCCGCTTCGTCGATCTGCTCGAGATCGACGCGGCCAGCAACACCGGCGTGGACGACGTGCGCGAGGTGATCGAGAACGCGCAATACGCTCCCGCGCGCGGCCGTTTCAAGGTGTACCTGGTCGACGAGGTGCACATGCTCTCCAAGCCGGCCTTCAACGCGCTGCTGAAGACGCTGGAGGAACCGCCGCCGCACGTGAAGTTCCTGCTCGCCACCACCGACCCGCAGAAGCTGCCGGTGACGGTGCTGTCGCGCTGTCTCAAGTTCAATCTCAAGCGGCTGCTGCCCGAGCAGATTTCCGGCCAGATGCGCCACATCCTCGGTGCCGAGAACCTCTCGTACGAGGACGCCGCCATTGCCGAACTGGCTCGCGCCGCGGATGGTTCGCTGCGCGACGGCCTGTCACTGCTCGACCAGGCCATCGCCTACGGCGGCGGCGCGCTGAAGGTGGACGACGTGCGCGCCATGCTGGGCAGCGTCGCGCGCGGCCAGGTGCTGGGGGTGCTGGAAGCGCTCGCCGCCGGCGACGGTGACCGGCTGATGGCCGAATGCGCGCGTATCGCCTCGTTCTCGCCGGATTTCGGCGGCGTCCTGGACGACCTCGCCGCCACGCTGCATCGCGTCCAGCTCATGCAGCTGGTTCCCGGCTACCGGCCGGAAGGCGACGGCAGCGACGAAGCGGCGCTCGCCTCGCTGGCGGAACGGCTCGGGCCCGAAGACGTGCAGTTGTACTACCAGATCGCCATCGGCGGCCGCCGCGACCTCGCCCTGGCCCCCGATGCACGCACCGGTTTCGAGATGGCCTTGCTGCGCATGCTGGCGTTCCGCCCAGGCGAAGGCGGTGAGCCGGCGCGCACCGAGCGCCCGGCTTCTTCCGCCGCACCGCGCCCGGTGTCTGCGCCGTCGCCGCGGGTGGCGCCGCCCATGCCGGAGGCCGTGGCCGAACGGCCGGCGGCCCGCGCCCCCGAGCCGGCACCGGTCCGCGCGGAGCCCGCGCCCGTGCCGCCGCCGGCGCCCGCACGCACCGCCCCTGCACTGGATGCCCGCGGCCTGCCGCACTGGGACAGCCTGATCGACCAGGCCGGCCTGCGCGGCCCGATGGGCCAGCTGGCGCAGAACGCGGCGTTGCGCGAGCGCGAGGGACAGACCCTGGTGCTGGCGCTGCAGCCGGTGCACATGCACCTGGCGGTGGAGCCGATGGTGGGGCAGATGGAAGACCGCATCAGCCAGGCGCTGGGCGAACGCATCCGCCTTCGCTTCGTGAGCGACCAGGCGGGCGGCGTCGAAACGCCTGCCGTACGCGCGGCCAACGCGCGCACCGCGGCGCAGTCGGCGGCCGAGCAATCCATTGAAGAAGACCCGCTCGTCCAGTCGCTGCGCCGCGAGTTCGGCGCGCGCGTGCTGCCGCAGTCGGTCAAGCCGTTCGAACCCTAAACGCATAACCCAAAGCAGTCGGAGTCAGGATCATGAGAGGACAAATCGGCCAGCTGATGCAGCAGGCGCAGCGCATGCAGGAAGAGATGAAGCGCGCGCAGGAGGAAATCGCCAAGCTGGAAGTCACCGGCAGCGCCGGCGGCGGCCTGGTCTCGGTCGTGATGAGCGGCGCGCATGAGGTGCGTCGCGTGCAGATCGATCGCAAGCTGTTTGCCGACGATCCGGAGATGGCCGAAGACCTGGTGGCGGCCGCCGTCAACGACGCGGTCAACAAGGTGGCCGACGCCAGCAAGAACAAACTGGGCGGCGTCACCTCCGGCCTTCAGCTGCCGCCCGGTTTCAAGATGCCGTTCTGACGGACAGGGAAGGGCGCGTCTGGAGCGAGGGTCGGGCGGAAGCTTGCCCGCGCCATCGCCGTCGGCGCGCTCCCTGCGGCTAGCCTTTCTTTCCCGATCGCCATGAGCAAGCTTCTTACCGACCTGATCGAAGCCCTGCGCTGCCTGCCCGGCGTGGGCGGCAAGAGCGCGCAGCGCATGGCCTTCCACCTGCTCGAACGCGAGCGCGAGCGCGGCCTGCGGCTGGCGAGTGTGCTGGAGCAGGCGATGCAGCGCATCGGCAACTGCACGCGCTGCCGCAATTTCAGCGAGGAGCCGGTGTGCGCCATCTGCGCCAGTGCCAGCCGCGACCGGCAAGTGCTGTGCGTGGTGGAGTCGCCGACCGAGCTGGCGGCGATCGAACAGGCGACGGGATATCGCGGCCAGTACTTCGTGCTGCTGGGACGCTTGTCGCCGCTCGATGGCCTGGGGCCTGAGGAACTCGGCCTGGACCTGCTCACCGAGCGGCTGGCCGAAGGCGAGATCGAGGAAATGGTCATCGCCACCAATCCGACTGTGGAAGGCGAAGCCACGGCGCATTACCTGGCGCAATTGGCGCGCGCGGCCAACGTGAAGCCCACCCGGCTCGCGCACGGCGTGCCGCTGGGCGGCGAACTGGAATACGTCGACCGCAGCACGCTGGCGCACGCGTTCGGCAGCCGGCAGACGCTCGGCTAGAAAGGCTGTCGGCGCCAGCGCATCACGTTATGCTCCGGCGTCAGTCACACCGAGGAGCGATGCATGGGCGACACGATTTTTGGAAAGATCATCCGCCGGGAAATCCCTGCCGACATCGTCTATGAGGACGATGAAGTCCTGGCCTTCCGCGACCTCAACCCACAGGCGCCCGTCCATGTGCTGTTCGTGCCCAAGCAGGCGATCGCCACGCTCGAGGAAGCGAAGCCGCAGGACGCCGAGCTGCTGGGGAAGCTGTTGCTGGCGGCCGCGGCCTACGCGCGCGAACAGGGCTTCGCACAGGACGGGTATCGCACCGTAATCAATTGCAATGAGCATGGCGGCCAGACGGTCTTCCACCTGCACGTGCATCTGCTGGCGGGGCGCCGCATGCACTGGCCGCCGGGCTGATCCTGCTTCCGCTCCAACGAAAAAGAAAAAAACGCCGGCCCTGGAGCCGGCGTTTTTCGTTGGCGAGCGACTTATTTGCTCGGGCGCGGCGGTGGCGCCGAGCGCGGCACTACGATCACGCGCGGCTGATACCAGAACGGATCTCCCCACGGGCCCCAATACGGACCCCAGCCCGGGCCCCAGAACGGATCGTAGAAACCCGGCGGGTAACGTACGGCGACGCGCTTGGGCCACAGATAGACCACATCGGCTTCGACG
It contains:
- a CDS encoding histidine triad nucleotide-binding protein yields the protein MGDTIFGKIIRREIPADIVYEDDEVLAFRDLNPQAPVHVLFVPKQAIATLEEAKPQDAELLGKLLLAAAAYAREQGFAQDGYRTVINCNEHGGQTVFHLHVHLLAGRRMHWPPG
- a CDS encoding glycine zipper 2TM domain-containing protein; the protein is MNAKSLLVLPLAAALTLATASASAQTSAPRRTATVSDAGTLNGNVLVRRDGIFLRCSQCGTVESIERNVTQGADHGTAGAIIGAVAGGVLGNQVGKGNGRKLATVAGAVGGGFAGNRIGRGGTNESWVLRLRMGDGSYSNVTVPDASAIREGDLVQVDPDGNVVRIQ
- a CDS encoding MBL fold metallo-hydrolase — its product is MDWKLHFLGVGAAHAVELGSSSAVLERDGEPLLLIDCGPDTLDRYVAAYGDVPRALFITHTHMDHVGGMERLFFRLWFDEALRGRTRLFLHADLMTWLQARVADYPGVLAEGGVNYWEAFRLVPCHRGFWLDGLWFDVFPTRHHLPRTSFGLALGGSFVYTGDTRPIPDMLARYAAGGELIAHDCGLVGNPSHTGIDDIEREYPETLRSRLRLYHYGSAADGATLASRGYTTVAAGARIALPPPSPPRPDAG
- the lpxK gene encoding tetraacyldisaccharide 4'-kinase is translated as MALADTLEAAWYGKGTAPWWTVPLSWLYGGVVRLRRRLYRRGWLRSVQLPVPVLVVGNITVGGTGKTPLTIALAEALRARGFRPGVVSRGYGGTEQGPALLDERPDPARFGDEPCLIRAAGTPVAVGRDRPAASRLLVEAGCDVVIADDGLQHYRLRRDTEICVIDGDRGFGNGRLLPAGPLREPLARLADVGFRVRNGGLATDGEVPMQLEGGQVRRLADGEVLPMEAFRGRRVHAVAGIGHPARFFESLRAHGIEVIPHPFPDHHAYAAADLDFGDGLPLLMTEKDAVKCAGFALPQAWAVPVRAGLPAAFFDAVAAQLKQAAQGLA
- the recR gene encoding recombination mediator RecR, which translates into the protein MSKLLTDLIEALRCLPGVGGKSAQRMAFHLLERERERGLRLASVLEQAMQRIGNCTRCRNFSEEPVCAICASASRDRQVLCVVESPTELAAIEQATGYRGQYFVLLGRLSPLDGLGPEELGLDLLTERLAEGEIEEMVIATNPTVEGEATAHYLAQLARAANVKPTRLAHGVPLGGELEYVDRSTLAHAFGSRQTLG
- the dnaX gene encoding DNA polymerase III subunit gamma/tau; translated protein: MSYQVLARKWRPRKFAELVGQEHVVRALTNALDTGRMHHAYLFTGTRGVGKTTIARIFAKSLNCERGESADPCGECSVCTAVDAGRFVDLLEIDAASNTGVDDVREVIENAQYAPARGRFKVYLVDEVHMLSKPAFNALLKTLEEPPPHVKFLLATTDPQKLPVTVLSRCLKFNLKRLLPEQISGQMRHILGAENLSYEDAAIAELARAADGSLRDGLSLLDQAIAYGGGALKVDDVRAMLGSVARGQVLGVLEALAAGDGDRLMAECARIASFSPDFGGVLDDLAATLHRVQLMQLVPGYRPEGDGSDEAALASLAERLGPEDVQLYYQIAIGGRRDLALAPDARTGFEMALLRMLAFRPGEGGEPARTERPASSAAPRPVSAPSPRVAPPMPEAVAERPAARAPEPAPVRAEPAPVPPPAPARTAPALDARGLPHWDSLIDQAGLRGPMGQLAQNAALREREGQTLVLALQPVHMHLAVEPMVGQMEDRISQALGERIRLRFVSDQAGGVETPAVRAANARTAAQSAAEQSIEEDPLVQSLRREFGARVLPQSVKPFEP
- a CDS encoding glycosyltransferase family 9 protein → MSAPASICLLRTSAIGDVTHVVPLVHTLRRAWPQTRLTWIVGKLERRLVGDLPGVEFVTFDKGAGWDGMRAVRSALQGHRFDALLHMQVAMRSNLLSLGIKADRRIGYDKARSKDLHGLVINERIPARTGEHVLDAIGSFCEPLGLKQTEVRWDIPIPDEARVWAAEQLPQGAPVLLVSPTSSHVLRNWRPERYAAVMDHAAQRGWRVMLIGGPSPLERQMADAVLAACRIPPVDLTGKDTLKRLLAMLTRASLLLTPDSGPMHMANTVGCKVLGLHAASNPDRSGPYSDRRWCVNKYEEASRKFLGKPASDIPWGSKIEHAGVMDLIGVDDVIERFEAYAATLGG
- a CDS encoding YbaB/EbfC family nucleoid-associated protein, with the translated sequence MRGQIGQLMQQAQRMQEEMKRAQEEIAKLEVTGSAGGGLVSVVMSGAHEVRRVQIDRKLFADDPEMAEDLVAAAVNDAVNKVADASKNKLGGVTSGLQLPPGFKMPF
- a CDS encoding DUF6165 family protein; the encoded protein is MSLIQVPVSFGELIDKITILEIKSKQMTDPAKLANVRNELDQLNATWSAHSASKTDIADERARLLKVNELLWDIEDRIRLKEKAQAFDQEFIELARAVYFRNDERAAVKREINLKLGSQLVEEKSYQDYKAG
- a CDS encoding 3-deoxy-D-manno-octulosonic acid kinase; amino-acid sequence: MMVQEQVRANAGGAILFDPTTSPQVDDDWFSPSHWRELGTLRTQTGGRGGVAVIGTPAGEGVLRHYRRGGLVARWMGDRYLWTGAERTRSFTEFRLLAELARRGLPVPAPMAARYQRHGAFYTADLITRRIVSARTLAECLAWGRLDADLAAQVGTLVARFHREGVWHADLNAHNILVSESELHLIDFDRGELRPPAEAWRLANLQRLRRSLVKLGAAAQGEEVFEKTMWQPLVQGYASGLGIAGDMP